Proteins encoded together in one Lathyrus oleraceus cultivar Zhongwan6 chromosome 5, CAAS_Psat_ZW6_1.0, whole genome shotgun sequence window:
- the LOC127086147 gene encoding uncharacterized protein LOC127086147: protein MKKFNNVHLLFIFFLYFSGTTHSLFSPSSKSKTTAHPSATLTSNEDVKTYFFKQTLDHFNHLPKSYTKFKQRYYVNFKYWGGANSSAPILAYLGAESEMEMPDEDFGTDNAASFKALLVYIEHRYYGKSVPFGSKEKAYKNANTLGYLNSEQALADYAAVLIYLKNSLHAQESPVIVMGASYGGMLAAWFRLKYPHVAVGALASSAPLLYFDNITPQNAYYDVVTRDFKEASETCYKFIRNSWSEIDKVASQRNGLSSLSQRFNTCYPLEQSDELKEFLRIIYIYSAQFDYPLVRNICKAIDGASFGSDVLSRIYGGVVAYHESNKCTVNAYKYTVAADTFNVYEWQRCTEIVMPIGITGNSTMFQPMPFSLKNYAKKCKKDFGVSPRPHWITAYYGGHNMKLVLRRFGSNIIFSNGLRDPYSSGGVLKNLSDSLVALSTVKGTHGMDLMAASESDQDWLTEQRKKEVEIMHGWIKQYYADIDALE, encoded by the exons ATGAAGAAATTCAACAATGTTCAtcttcttttcatcttcttcctttACTTCTCTGGAACCACCCATTCCTTGTTTAGTCCATCTTCCAAATCCAAAACAACCGCGCACCCCTCTGCAACACTCACTTCAAATGAAGATGTTAAAACATACTTTTTCAAACAAACTCTCGATCATTTTAACCATCTTCCAAAAAGTTATACAAAGTTTAAGCAAAGATATTATGTAAATTTCAAGTATTGGGGTGGTGCTAATTCCAGCGCCCCAATACTTGCCTATTTGGGTGCAGAAAGTGAAATGGAAATGCCGGATGAAGATTTTGGGACGGATAATGCAGCATCCTTTAAAGCTTTGCTGGTGTATATAGAG CATCGCTACTACGGGAAATCTGTTCCCTTTGGATCAAAGGAAAAGGCATATAAGAATGCGAATACGTTGGGCTACTTAAACTCAGAACAAGCCCTCGCAGATTACGCCGCCGTGCTGatatatttaaaaaattcatTACATGCACAAGAGTCGCCAGTGATTGTGATGGGAGCATCCTATGGCGGAA TGCTTGCTGCATGGTTTCGGCTTAAATATCCGCATGTGGCCGTGGGGGCCCTGGCATCATCGGCTCCACTCCTATACTTCGATAATATCACACCTCAAAATGCCTATTATGATGTTGTTACAAGGGATTTTAAA GAAGCTAGTGAGACATGCTATAAATTTATTCGAAACTCTTGGTCTGAAATCGACAAAGTTGCGTCTCAGAGAAATGGTCTTTCCAGTCTAAGCCAGAGATTTAACACTTGCTA TCCTTTGGAACAGTCTGATGAGTTGAAAGAGTTCCTAAGGATCATATATATCTACTCAGCCCAATTTGATTATCCTCTAGTTAGAAATATCTGTAAGGCCATTGATGGAGCTTCCTTTGGAAGTGATGTCCTGAGTAGGATATATGGAGGTGTTGTTGCTTACCATGAAAGCAACAAATGTACTGTTAATGCCTATAAGTATACTGTTGCAGCAGACACATTTAATGTTTATGAGTGGCAG AGATGCACCGAAATAGTGATGCCCATCGGCATAACAGGGAATTCTACCATGTTTCAACCTATGCCTTTCAGCTTAAAAAACTATGCTAAAAAGTGCAAGAAAGATTTTGGAGTCTCACCTCGACCTCATTGGATCACTGCTTACTATGGAGGTCAT AATATGAAGTTAGTTCTTAGAAGATTTGGTAGCAATATCATTTTTTCAAATGGACTCAGAGATCCTTATAGTAGTGGAGG AGTTCTGAAAAACTTATCCGATAGTCTCGTTGCGCTTTCTACCGTCAAAG GAACTCATGGTATGGATCTTATGGCTGCAAGTGAAAGTGATCAAGATTGGTTGACTGAGCAGAGGAAGAAAGAGGTGGAGATTATGCATGGATGGATTAAACAATACTATGCTGATATTGATGCACTAGAATAA